The following proteins are encoded in a genomic region of Enterocloster clostridioformis:
- a CDS encoding carbohydrate ABC transporter permease — MKVMKNIPRLIMFAVLTLIAVVFVIPIFYSVFNSFKSQKEILSTTMTFFPNSPSLENYLYVFQHGSQYLGYYVNSLKITFIGVILTVILSAMSGYAFARLPFKGSGAVMAFILFVITFPLAALLIPIYIMEYNVGLLNTTMGLVLPNVMNVLPFSIFIMRGIFLGLPVELEEAARMDGCSVFRTWKDVMAPLAKNGMIIVLVFSFYNIWGEYTMGKTLATQDSAMPIAVALTLLKGDSWNFGVLGAVITMTIIPPVIIFIIFQRQLVDGIAMGAVKG, encoded by the coding sequence ATGAAGGTAATGAAAAACATCCCCAGGCTGATTATGTTTGCAGTTCTGACCCTAATTGCAGTGGTTTTTGTAATTCCTATTTTCTACAGTGTATTTAATTCTTTTAAGAGCCAGAAAGAAATTTTGTCTACGACCATGACATTTTTCCCCAACAGCCCTTCCCTGGAAAACTATTTATATGTATTCCAGCACGGCTCACAGTATTTGGGGTATTACGTAAATAGCTTGAAAATCACATTTATTGGGGTAATATTAACAGTTATCCTAAGTGCCATGAGCGGATATGCCTTTGCAAGGCTTCCTTTTAAAGGGAGCGGCGCGGTAATGGCATTTATCCTGTTTGTCATTACCTTTCCTTTGGCAGCACTTTTGATTCCTATTTATATTATGGAATATAATGTGGGGCTCTTGAACACAACTATGGGTTTAGTACTTCCAAATGTAATGAATGTACTGCCGTTTTCGATTTTTATTATGCGGGGGATTTTTCTGGGGCTTCCTGTTGAATTGGAGGAGGCGGCAAGGATGGATGGGTGCAGCGTATTCCGGACTTGGAAAGATGTTATGGCGCCTTTGGCTAAGAATGGAATGATAATTGTACTGGTATTTTCCTTTTATAATATATGGGGGGAATATACCATGGGAAAGACACTGGCTACTCAGGACAGCGCTATGCCCATTGCGGTAGCTTTGACACTGTTAAAGGGTGATAGCTGGAATTTTGGAGTATTGGGTGCGGTTATAACAATGACAATCATACCTCCGGTAATCATATTTATCATATTCCAGAGACAACTGGTGGACGGAATTGCCATGGGGGCTGTAAAGGGATAA
- a CDS encoding DUF2752 domain-containing protein, with the protein MHKRLRTVCIKTGGLLGAGLFYAFICILAGRPLIPCLFHTVTGLYCPGCGVSRMCLSLLRLDFASAFQANAALFLLLPPGLFMAVWMAVRYVRTGSTRLTRVQACVFYVMIGVLLVFGVMRNLPGFGWLRP; encoded by the coding sequence ATGCATAAACGTCTTCGGACAGTATGCATAAAAACAGGCGGGCTCCTGGGAGCCGGCCTGTTTTATGCATTTATCTGTATTCTGGCGGGACGTCCCCTGATTCCCTGCCTGTTTCATACCGTCACCGGACTGTACTGCCCGGGCTGCGGCGTAAGCCGGATGTGTCTGTCCCTTCTCCGTCTGGACTTTGCTTCTGCCTTTCAGGCCAATGCAGCCCTCTTTCTACTGCTTCCCCCGGGACTGTTCATGGCTGTCTGGATGGCCGTACGGTATGTAAGGACCGGAAGCACACGCCTTACACGGGTTCAGGCCTGTGTTTTCTATGTAATGATTGGGGTGCTGCTTGTGTTTGGGGTGATGCGGAATCTGCCTGGTTTTGGGTGGCTGAGGCCTTGA
- a CDS encoding DUF4234 domain-containing protein: MKQRNIVVCILLSLVTCGIYGIYWMIVLNDETNALSGRQGTSGGLVFLFSLITCGIYSLFWMYQMGNAVETLHDQHGEPRGSAPVVYLLLSLFGLGIVAYALLQNELNKYLPNA, from the coding sequence ATGAAACAGCGCAACATCGTAGTATGTATCCTGCTGAGCTTGGTTACCTGCGGAATTTACGGCATCTATTGGATGATCGTACTGAACGACGAAACCAACGCGCTCTCCGGCAGGCAGGGTACAAGCGGAGGACTGGTTTTTCTGTTCTCACTGATCACCTGTGGGATTTACAGCCTGTTCTGGATGTACCAGATGGGCAATGCAGTTGAAACGCTTCATGACCAGCATGGCGAGCCAAGGGGAAGCGCACCGGTGGTCTATCTGCTACTCAGCCTGTTCGGACTGGGCATCGTGGCTTACGCCCTGCTTCAGAATGAGCTGAATAAATATCTCCCTAATGCATAA
- a CDS encoding DHH family phosphoesterase: MRDKGRTRGIFKVYLQWPLFLSVLLIVLTAVVAAVSIKAGIIVSVFTIVYIGIALWLYFSRKRGILAGLIAFSSAYDQSRQNLLEEMLMPYAVADGSGHLLWMNREFTAILEEDKNSYKNITAMFPEITKEMLATGGEVVSLHSCLGDRKFRIDLKQVMVDSLDAAVTAGGLEGQGSSVTAVYLLDETQTLKYMQQINDQKLVAGLIYLDNYDEALESVEEVRRSLLTALIDRKISKYISGMNGIVKKIEKDKYFFAIKQQYMARIQEERFSILEDVKTVNIGNDMAVTLSIGIGMNGDSYSQNYEYARTSIDMALGRGGDQAVVKDSDKIQYYGGKAQQMEKTTRVKARVKAHALRELMENKDRLLIMGHRLADIDSFGAAVGIYRIAMSMNKKANIVVNEVTSSVRPMMERFTGNAEYPEDMLLTGPKAAELVDQGTMLVIVDVNRPSITDEPALLEMVKTIVVLDHHRTSSEIIDNAVLSYVEPYASSTCEMVAEVLQYIADGIKIKSAEADAMYAGIVIDTQNFTNQTGVRTFEAAAFLRRSGADITRVRKLFRENMKDYQAKADAVRKAEVFMDAFAISECPAEGLESPTIIGAQAANELLEIRGMKASVVLTDYNGTIYFSARSIDEVNVQVMMEKLGGGGHRTIAGAQMQGVTVEEAKEQLKDVIRQMMEEGEVS; this comes from the coding sequence ATGAGAGATAAAGGAAGGACGCGGGGGATTTTCAAGGTCTACCTGCAGTGGCCGCTCTTTTTGTCGGTCCTTTTAATCGTGCTGACTGCTGTTGTGGCAGCGGTATCCATAAAAGCCGGCATTATAGTATCGGTCTTTACCATTGTCTATATAGGGATTGCCCTTTGGCTGTATTTTTCAAGAAAAAGAGGCATACTTGCCGGGCTCATCGCATTTTCGTCCGCTTATGACCAGAGCAGACAGAACCTGCTGGAAGAGATGCTGATGCCCTATGCGGTGGCAGACGGCTCAGGACATCTGTTGTGGATGAACCGGGAGTTTACGGCAATCCTGGAAGAAGACAAGAATTCATATAAGAATATCACGGCCATGTTTCCTGAGATTACAAAGGAAATGCTGGCTACCGGCGGGGAGGTTGTGAGCCTTCACAGCTGCCTGGGAGACAGGAAGTTCCGGATTGATCTAAAGCAGGTCATGGTGGACAGCCTTGACGCGGCAGTGACCGCGGGAGGGCTGGAGGGACAGGGCTCGTCTGTTACGGCTGTTTATCTGCTGGACGAGACACAGACCCTTAAGTACATGCAGCAGATTAATGATCAGAAGCTGGTGGCGGGACTGATTTACCTGGATAACTATGACGAAGCCCTGGAAAGCGTGGAGGAGGTCCGGCGCTCCCTTTTGACCGCCCTCATAGACCGGAAGATAAGCAAATATATCTCCGGCATGAACGGTATCGTAAAAAAGATTGAGAAGGATAAATATTTCTTTGCCATCAAGCAGCAGTACATGGCCAGGATACAGGAAGAGCGTTTTTCCATCCTGGAGGATGTAAAGACAGTGAACATAGGCAATGACATGGCTGTTACCTTAAGTATCGGTATCGGTATGAACGGCGACAGCTACAGCCAGAATTATGAATATGCCAGGACATCCATTGACATGGCCCTGGGACGGGGCGGTGACCAGGCAGTGGTCAAGGACTCCGACAAGATTCAGTATTATGGCGGCAAGGCCCAGCAGATGGAGAAGACCACCAGGGTGAAGGCCAGGGTAAAGGCACACGCCCTCAGGGAGCTGATGGAGAACAAGGACCGGCTCCTTATCATGGGACACCGTCTGGCGGACATTGATTCCTTTGGCGCGGCAGTGGGCATATACCGCATTGCCATGTCCATGAATAAGAAGGCCAACATTGTGGTCAACGAGGTGACCTCGTCGGTGCGTCCCATGATGGAGCGATTTACGGGAAATGCCGAATATCCTGAGGACATGCTGCTCACAGGCCCCAAGGCAGCCGAGCTGGTGGACCAGGGGACCATGCTGGTTATCGTGGATGTGAACCGGCCCAGCATTACGGATGAACCGGCTCTTTTGGAGATGGTGAAGACCATTGTGGTTTTGGACCATCACAGGACCAGCAGCGAAATCATAGATAACGCGGTTCTTTCCTACGTGGAGCCCTATGCCTCATCCACCTGTGAGATGGTGGCAGAGGTATTGCAATATATCGCAGATGGTATTAAAATCAAATCTGCAGAGGCGGATGCCATGTACGCCGGCATTGTCATCGACACCCAGAACTTTACCAATCAGACAGGCGTCAGGACATTTGAGGCAGCGGCATTTTTAAGGAGAAGCGGTGCTGACATCACCAGGGTGCGCAAGCTTTTCAGGGAGAATATGAAGGACTACCAGGCAAAGGCGGACGCGGTCAGGAAGGCGGAGGTGTTTATGGATGCATTTGCCATCAGTGAGTGCCCAGCCGAAGGGCTGGAGAGTCCCACCATCATCGGTGCCCAGGCAGCCAACGAACTTCTGGAGATCCGCGGCATGAAGGCTTCGGTGGTGCTTACAGATTATAACGGAACCATTTATTTCAGCGCCAGGTCCATTGACGAGGTTAATGTTCAGGTCATGATGGAGAAGCTGGGCGGCGGCGGACACCGCACCATAGCAGGTGCCCAGATGCAGGGCGTGACCGTGGAAGAAGCAAAGGAACAGCTGAAAGACGTCATCCGCCAGATGATGGAGGAAGGCGAGGTATCCTGA
- the rplI gene encoding 50S ribosomal protein L9 produces MQVVLLEDVKALGKKGQIVNVNDGYARNFILPKKLGVEANSKNLNDLKLKKANDDRIAAEQLAAAKELGAKLDESSVTLTIKAGEGGRAFGSVSSKEIGKAIGDQLGIDIDKKKIMLNDPIKSIGSFEVPVKLHKEVTARLAVKVVEA; encoded by the coding sequence ATGCAGGTAGTATTACTGGAAGACGTGAAGGCATTAGGAAAAAAAGGCCAGATTGTGAATGTGAATGACGGCTATGCCAGAAATTTTATTTTGCCCAAGAAGCTTGGGGTGGAAGCTAATTCCAAGAATCTGAATGATTTAAAGCTTAAAAAGGCCAACGATGACAGGATTGCGGCAGAGCAGCTGGCGGCAGCAAAGGAGCTGGGAGCAAAGCTGGATGAGTCCTCCGTTACCCTGACCATCAAGGCGGGAGAGGGCGGAAGAGCTTTCGGCTCCGTATCCTCCAAGGAAATCGGCAAGGCCATTGGGGACCAGCTGGGAATTGACATTGACAAGAAAAAGATTATGCTGAACGACCCCATCAAGTCCATTGGCAGCTTCGAGGTGCCTGTTAAGCTTCATAAGGAAGTGACCGCCAGACTGGCTGTCAAGGTAGTGGAAGCATAA
- the dnaB gene encoding replicative DNA helicase produces MEEALIKRVLPHSLEAEQSVIGSMLMDREAVIAASEIVTGSDFYQQQYGIMFDAMVELFNEGKPVDLVTLQDRLKEKDVPPEVSSLDFVRDIVTMVPTSANVRSYAAIVGEKAVLRRLIKTTEEIANTCYAGKEPLENILADTEKSVFNLLQNRGGQDFVPIKQVAINVLEKIEDAYKNQGTVTGIPSGFIDLDYKLSGFQPSDFILIAARPSMGKTAFVLNVVDYVAVRKSLPCMVFSLEMSKEQLVNRMLSMESNVDSQKLRTGSLTDSDWDAVVEGIGVIGNSKLIIDDTPGISISELRSKCRKMKLEYGLSVVIIDYLQLMSGSKKGGGDNRQQEISDISRSLKALARELHAPVIALSQLSRACETRQDHRPMLSDLRESGAIEQDADVVMFLYRDDYYNKDTEHPNEAEVIIAKQRNGPIGTVTLIWKPEYTKFVNAARPQGGGQDT; encoded by the coding sequence ATGGAAGAAGCCCTGATTAAGCGGGTGCTTCCCCACAGTCTGGAGGCGGAACAGTCGGTCATCGGTTCCATGCTCATGGACAGGGAGGCAGTGATTGCCGCGTCGGAGATTGTTACGGGAAGTGATTTTTACCAGCAGCAGTACGGCATCATGTTCGACGCCATGGTGGAGCTGTTCAATGAAGGCAAGCCCGTGGACCTGGTAACCCTCCAGGACCGTCTGAAGGAAAAGGACGTGCCTCCTGAGGTGAGCAGCCTGGATTTTGTGCGGGACATCGTTACCATGGTGCCTACGTCCGCCAATGTAAGGTCCTATGCCGCCATTGTAGGTGAGAAGGCAGTACTGCGCAGGCTGATTAAGACCACGGAGGAGATTGCCAATACCTGTTACGCCGGAAAGGAGCCATTGGAGAACATTCTGGCAGACACGGAGAAGTCCGTTTTTAACCTGCTGCAAAACCGCGGGGGGCAGGATTTTGTGCCCATCAAGCAGGTGGCCATCAATGTGCTGGAGAAGATTGAGGATGCCTATAAGAACCAGGGAACTGTCACGGGAATACCTTCCGGCTTTATTGACCTGGATTATAAGCTTTCCGGCTTCCAGCCTTCGGACTTTATCCTGATAGCGGCCCGTCCTTCCATGGGTAAGACGGCTTTTGTCCTGAACGTGGTGGACTATGTGGCGGTGCGAAAGAGCCTGCCCTGCATGGTGTTCAGCCTGGAGATGTCCAAGGAGCAGCTGGTGAACCGTATGCTTTCCATGGAGTCCAATGTGGATTCCCAGAAGCTGCGGACCGGCTCCCTGACGGATTCTGACTGGGATGCGGTGGTTGAGGGTATCGGCGTCATAGGGAATTCCAAGCTGATAATCGATGACACCCCGGGTATATCCATATCAGAGCTGCGCTCCAAGTGCAGGAAGATGAAGCTGGAGTATGGACTCAGCGTCGTAATCATTGACTACCTGCAGCTCATGAGCGGCAGCAAGAAGGGCGGAGGTGATAACCGCCAGCAGGAAATTTCCGATATCTCCCGTTCCCTGAAGGCCCTTGCCAGAGAACTTCATGCCCCTGTCATTGCCCTGTCACAGCTGTCCCGTGCCTGCGAGACCAGGCAGGATCACAGGCCCATGCTCTCCGACCTTCGTGAGTCGGGAGCCATCGAGCAGGATGCCGACGTGGTAATGTTCCTGTACCGTGATGATTATTATAATAAGGATACGGAGCATCCCAACGAGGCAGAGGTAATCATAGCCAAACAGCGTAACGGCCCCATCGGAACCGTTACATTGATATGGAAACCGGAGTACACCAAGTTTGTGAACGCTGCCAGACCTCAGGGCGGCGGACAGGACACATAA
- a CDS encoding MerR family transcriptional regulator — protein sequence MDEVHYLISDASKKVDVEAHVLRYWEEELELDIPRNEMGHRYYTDLHIRLFKQVKNLKEKGYQLKAIKHALNQVLKKDGKAQGELSDEILERDMNAALKEFKEEDSGTSLSTVKGDGVSVVAMEEKMEQFQQIMNLIIGRALEVNNEKLSQDISCLVNEKMGKELEFLFQASDQKEEERFRQLDETLRSCQKGGQAEAAAAKVPFFKRRRFGRSGKKLRDGK from the coding sequence ATGGATGAAGTACATTATCTGATATCGGATGCGTCCAAAAAGGTCGATGTGGAGGCCCATGTATTAAGGTACTGGGAAGAGGAGCTGGAACTTGATATTCCCCGTAACGAAATGGGGCACCGGTACTATACGGATTTACATATCCGCCTGTTCAAACAGGTCAAGAACCTGAAGGAGAAGGGGTATCAGCTGAAGGCAATCAAGCATGCGCTGAACCAGGTCCTGAAAAAGGACGGCAAGGCTCAGGGAGAGCTGTCCGACGAAATCCTGGAGCGCGACATGAACGCTGCACTTAAGGAATTTAAAGAGGAAGACAGCGGAACGTCCCTCAGCACTGTGAAGGGCGATGGCGTGTCCGTGGTTGCCATGGAAGAGAAGATGGAACAGTTTCAGCAGATCATGAACCTGATTATCGGACGTGCCCTGGAGGTGAACAATGAGAAGCTGAGCCAGGATATCAGCTGTCTGGTCAATGAGAAGATGGGCAAGGAACTGGAGTTTTTGTTCCAGGCTTCGGACCAGAAGGAGGAGGAACGGTTCCGCCAGCTGGACGAGACACTCAGAAGCTGCCAGAAGGGCGGACAGGCAGAGGCGGCAGCGGCCAAGGTTCCCTTTTTTAAGCGGCGCAGATTCGGGCGAAGCGGAAAAAAGCTCAGGGACGGAAAGTAA
- a CDS encoding peptidoglycan-binding protein: MNSKYRKYVTYTAAVGVLTLSVFLGGCTKESSSEAGDATPSEVNVIQAVPETIAQLGLDGQVLPGLNDINLPDAEPAPEYLRIGVRHEIIKRLQQRLMDLGFMDNDEPTDYFGEMTQQAVKHFQRQNELPMDGIVGNVTWDAIMSPDAKYYAVSKGTQGDDIERIQQRLYELGYLATADLVTGNFGDSTEAAVLKLQEVNGLEQDGKVGQRTINLLYSDEIKPNFLSYGEKSDVVLACQERLKELGYLTTTPDGAYGEDTVVAVKQFQARNDQVVDGYLGPSTRIALNSPDARANGLMLGERGDAVTKVQQLLNKHGYLVSGNVTGYYGEATENAVRNFQSRNGLTSDGLVGVQTMAKLTSDNVRRPAANSGGSGTTTRPGSSGNSGNTGNNGGSGNTGKPSGNTTPPVSIPAGGGASALISAASSKLGSPYVWGAKGPNSFDCSGFVYWCLNQVGVNQSYLTSSGWRNVGRYTKITNFNDIQAGDIVVVRGHVGIAAGGGTVIDASSSNGRVVHRSLSQWWANNFICAWRIF; the protein is encoded by the coding sequence ATGAATTCAAAATACAGAAAATATGTTACATATACGGCAGCCGTAGGCGTGCTGACCCTCAGCGTTTTCCTGGGCGGCTGCACCAAGGAATCCTCATCAGAGGCGGGGGATGCCACGCCCTCTGAGGTCAATGTCATACAGGCTGTACCTGAGACCATTGCCCAGCTGGGGCTGGACGGACAGGTGCTGCCGGGACTGAATGACATTAACCTGCCGGACGCGGAGCCGGCTCCCGAGTACCTTAGGATTGGAGTGCGCCATGAAATCATCAAGAGACTGCAGCAGCGTCTCATGGATCTGGGATTCATGGACAACGATGAGCCTACGGATTATTTCGGAGAGATGACTCAGCAGGCAGTGAAGCATTTCCAGAGGCAGAATGAGCTGCCTATGGACGGTATTGTGGGCAATGTTACCTGGGATGCCATTATGTCTCCGGATGCCAAATACTATGCGGTGTCCAAGGGAACCCAGGGTGATGATATTGAGCGTATCCAGCAGCGTCTTTATGAGCTGGGATACCTGGCAACCGCTGATTTGGTAACAGGCAACTTTGGCGATTCCACGGAAGCAGCTGTGTTAAAGCTCCAGGAGGTCAACGGACTGGAGCAGGATGGAAAGGTGGGGCAGAGGACCATCAACCTGCTGTACAGCGATGAGATTAAACCTAACTTCCTTTCTTACGGTGAGAAGAGCGATGTGGTCCTGGCCTGCCAGGAGCGTCTCAAGGAATTGGGATATCTGACCACCACTCCGGACGGGGCTTACGGTGAGGATACGGTAGTGGCGGTGAAGCAGTTCCAGGCCAGAAATGACCAGGTGGTTGACGGATATCTGGGGCCATCCACCAGGATTGCGCTTAACAGCCCGGATGCCAGGGCCAACGGCCTGATGCTGGGTGAGCGCGGTGACGCGGTTACCAAGGTGCAGCAGCTTCTTAACAAGCACGGATATCTTGTTTCCGGCAATGTGACCGGCTATTACGGCGAAGCCACGGAGAACGCTGTCAGGAACTTCCAGTCCCGCAACGGACTGACTTCCGACGGTCTGGTAGGCGTCCAGACCATGGCCAAGCTGACCAGCGACAATGTAAGGCGCCCGGCGGCTAATTCCGGCGGTTCCGGTACCACCACAAGGCCGGGCAGTTCAGGAAACAGCGGCAATACAGGAAATAACGGCGGATCAGGCAATACGGGCAAGCCGTCAGGCAATACCACACCGCCTGTGAGCATACCTGCAGGCGGAGGCGCATCAGCCCTTATATCGGCTGCCTCATCCAAACTCGGGTCACCGTATGTATGGGGAGCGAAAGGACCGAACTCCTTTGACTGTTCCGGTTTCGTATACTGGTGTCTCAACCAGGTTGGCGTAAACCAGAGCTACCTGACTTCTTCCGGCTGGAGGAATGTGGGACGCTACACTAAGATTACAAACTTTAATGACATCCAGGCCGGTGATATCGTGGTGGTAAGAGGCCATGTAGGTATCGCGGCAGGAGGAGGCACTGTGATTGACGCTTCTTCCAGTAACGGACGGGTGGTGCACAGAAGCCTGAGCCAGTGGTGGGCCAACAACTTCATCTGTGCATGGAGGATTTTCTAA
- a CDS encoding response regulator transcription factor, with the protein MQTILVCDDDKQIVEAIDIYLTGEGFKVIKAYDGYEALEYLDKNEVDLLIVDVMMPGLDGIRTTLKVRENSSIPIIILSAKSEDADKILGLNIGADDYITKPFNPLELVARVKSQMRRYTQLGNLNQQADGQIYKCGGLQINDDNKEVTVDGDAIKLTPIEYNILLLLVKNAGKVFSIDEIYEQIWNEEAIGADNTVAVHIRHIREKIEINPREPKYLKVVWGVGYKIEKQ; encoded by the coding sequence ATGCAGACCATACTGGTATGTGATGATGACAAGCAGATTGTGGAGGCCATTGATATCTATTTGACAGGAGAGGGGTTTAAGGTAATCAAAGCTTATGACGGCTATGAGGCCCTGGAGTATCTGGATAAAAATGAGGTGGATTTATTGATTGTGGATGTGATGATGCCGGGACTGGACGGCATCCGCACTACCCTGAAGGTCAGGGAGAACAGCAGCATACCCATCATCATCCTCTCCGCCAAGTCCGAGGATGCAGATAAAATTCTGGGACTTAACATCGGGGCTGACGATTACATCACGAAGCCCTTTAATCCCCTGGAGCTGGTAGCCAGGGTCAAGTCCCAGATGCGGCGTTATACCCAGCTGGGGAACCTGAACCAGCAGGCGGACGGACAGATTTATAAGTGCGGCGGCCTTCAGATCAATGATGACAACAAAGAGGTGACCGTGGACGGCGATGCCATCAAGCTGACGCCCATCGAGTACAATATCCTGCTTCTTCTGGTGAAGAATGCGGGAAAGGTGTTTTCCATTGATGAGATTTATGAGCAGATATGGAATGAGGAGGCCATCGGCGCGGACAACACAGTGGCCGTGCACATACGCCATATCCGGGAGAAAATAGAGATTAACCCAAGGGAGCCAAAGTACCTGAAGGTGGTATGGGGTGTAGGATATAAGATAGAAAAGCAGTAG